One genomic window of Meles meles chromosome 3, mMelMel3.1 paternal haplotype, whole genome shotgun sequence includes the following:
- the LOC123938767 gene encoding putative olfactory receptor 2W6 has product MGRDNDSYQQAFILLGFSDRPRLEIILFAFILFFYILTLAGNTAIILLSIIDARLHTPMYFFLGNLSFLDLCFTTSIVPQLLWNLWGPDKTISYHGCVAQLYIYMVLGSTECVLLAVMSYDRYVAVCQPLHYTVVMHPRLCLQLVTVSWFFGFLNSFVMCPQTMQLSRCGRHTVDHFLCEMPALIAMSCEDTMLVEAFAFALGVALLLVPLSLILISYGMIAAAVVRIKSAAGCKKAFNTCSSHLTVVSLFYGTIIYMYLQPANSYSQDQGKFLTLFYTIVTPSVNPLLYTLRNKDVKGAMKRLLKGEKGSKET; this is encoded by the coding sequence ATGGGAAGAGACAATGACAGCTACCAACAAGCATTCATCTTGCTGGGCTTTTCTGATCGCCCCCGACTGGAGattattctctttgcttttatcTTGTTCTTCTACATCCTGACCCTTGCGGGCAACACTGCTATCATCTTGTTGTCAATCATAGATGCTAGACTCCACACGCCCATGTACTTCTTTCTTGGGAACCTTTCTTTCTTGGATCTCTGCTTTACAACGAGCATTGTTCCCCAGCTGCTGTGGAACCTTTGGGGTCCAGATAAGACCATCTCCTACCATGGCTGTGTGGCCCAGCTCTATATCTACATGGTGTTGGGCTCAACTGAGTGTGTTCTACTGGCCGTCATGTCCTATGACCGCTACGTGGCTGTCTGCCAGCCTCTGCATTACACTGTGGTCATGCACCCACGTCTCTGCCTGCAGTTGGTGACTGTGTCCTGGttctttggctttttaaattcctttgtCATGTGTCCCCAGACAATGCAACTCTCTCGATGTGGGCGCCACacagtggaccactttctttgtGAGATGCCTGCTCTGATTGCCATGTCCTGTGAAGACACCATGTTGGTGGAAGCATTTGCCTTTGCCCTGGGTGTCGCCCTTCTCCTGGTGCCCCTCTCCTTGATCCTCATCTCTTATGGGATGATTGCTGCCGCTGTGGTGAGGATCAAGTCAGCGGCAGGGTGCAAGAAAGCATTCAATACCTGCTCTTCCCACCTAACGGTGGTCTCCCTTTTCTATGGGACCATCATCTACATGTACCTGCAGCCAGCCAACAGCTACTCCCAAGATCAAGGCAAGTTCCTCACCCTCTTCTACACCATTGTCACTCCCAGTGTCAACCCCCTGCTATACACTCTGAGGAACAAGGATGTAAAGGGGGCAATGAAGAGGCTCctgaagggagagaaggggtcCAAGGAAACATGA